A DNA window from Candidatus Zixiibacteriota bacterium contains the following coding sequences:
- the rbfA gene encoding 30S ribosome-binding factor RbfA — translation MREFKRQDRLRQQIKTEVADILMRTIKNTRIGFITITDVELSKDLKYAKVFYSTLGTAVQKADSARALERTKMVVQSELGKRIRIRQTPQISYHVDKSLEYGDKIESLLEQINEKKAEDEQEDN, via the coding sequence ATGAGAGAATTCAAAAGACAGGACAGATTAAGGCAACAAATAAAGACCGAGGTTGCCGACATCCTGATGCGCACAATCAAGAACACGCGTATCGGCTTCATCACAATTACTGATGTCGAACTGAGCAAAGACCTGAAATATGCGAAGGTATTCTACTCGACGCTCGGCACAGCGGTTCAAAAAGCTGACTCTGCTCGCGCGCTCGAACGGACAAAGATGGTGGTGCAATCCGAGCTTGGCAAGAGAATCAGAATCAGACAGACACCCCAGATATCATATCATGTAGACAAATCACTCGAATATGGTGACAAAATCGAATCCCTGCTCGAGCAAATAAATGAGAAAAAGGCCGAGGATGAACAAGAAGACAATTGA
- a CDS encoding DUF503 domain-containing protein, protein MTLGLLSIETYLPSAHSLKDKRSILRKVIDRIRHRHNVCIAEVGNNDLWQRASLAVCMVANDSEFVDSVLSKILREIENNLDGEIVDYTIDLSR, encoded by the coding sequence ATGACTCTGGGTCTTCTTAGCATCGAGACATATCTCCCATCCGCTCATTCTCTTAAGGACAAGAGAAGCATCCTGCGGAAAGTAATAGACCGTATCAGGCATCGCCATAATGTATGTATAGCCGAAGTCGGCAACAATGATCTGTGGCAAAGGGCATCGTTGGCTGTCTGTATGGTGGCTAACGACTCAGAATTTGTTGATTCAGTTTTGTCAAAGATTTTGAGAGAAATTGAGAACAATCTCGATGGAGAAATCGTGGATTACACAATCGATCTGAGCAGATGA